The following coding sequences are from one Gimesia sp. window:
- a CDS encoding PQQ-binding-like beta-propeller repeat protein, translated as MLLRFFSCAAVVLFSTALASAEDWSQWLGPDRSSVWEAKDIVESFPQSGLKVEWRVPVGLGYSGPAVVDDKVYVLDYVKDSGEVVNNPGGTSKIEGKERVLCVSAENGKTIWEYDYSCPYDISYAAGPRCTPTVADGKVYALGAEGNLTCLDAATGKLIWSKDFKKEYQSKTPFWGHAASPLVDGEVVYCLVGGPGSVAVAFDKNTGKELWRALDNDDIGYCPPTMITHEGVKQLLIWHPKSLNSLNPETGQVYWSLPLKPQYNMSVTVPRKQENFLYVSGIGDEAAWIELKGKAKPEIAWKGRTREALFCCNSTPFIVGDTIYGSDIQSGDFVAVSLKDGKRLWASKEVTQAGRRDRHATAFIVKHDDHFFLFTEKGDLVLADLSPSGYKEISRFHVLEPTNEAFGRPVVWSHPAFANQSLFARNDKELVRVSLKK; from the coding sequence ATGCTTTTGCGATTTTTCTCCTGTGCCGCCGTCGTCCTATTCAGCACCGCGCTCGCTTCCGCGGAAGACTGGTCTCAATGGCTGGGGCCGGACCGCTCCAGCGTCTGGGAAGCAAAGGATATCGTTGAATCGTTTCCACAATCAGGACTGAAAGTCGAATGGCGTGTGCCTGTCGGCCTGGGCTACAGCGGTCCTGCTGTCGTCGACGACAAAGTCTATGTGCTGGACTATGTCAAAGATTCAGGCGAGGTAGTCAACAACCCGGGGGGCACATCCAAGATTGAAGGTAAGGAGCGCGTGCTCTGTGTTTCTGCAGAGAATGGCAAAACAATCTGGGAATATGACTACAGTTGCCCCTACGATATTTCCTATGCAGCCGGCCCCCGTTGTACTCCTACCGTGGCAGACGGCAAAGTCTATGCTCTCGGAGCAGAAGGAAATCTCACCTGCCTGGACGCCGCTACTGGAAAGTTAATCTGGAGCAAAGATTTCAAAAAGGAATACCAGTCCAAAACGCCGTTCTGGGGACATGCTGCCAGCCCGCTTGTTGATGGCGAAGTGGTTTACTGCCTGGTTGGTGGTCCGGGTTCGGTTGCAGTGGCGTTTGATAAAAACACCGGCAAAGAACTCTGGCGGGCTCTGGACAACGACGATATCGGTTACTGTCCGCCAACCATGATTACACACGAAGGTGTCAAACAACTGTTGATCTGGCATCCGAAGTCACTGAATTCGCTCAATCCTGAAACGGGTCAGGTCTACTGGTCACTCCCTCTTAAACCCCAATACAACATGTCGGTGACGGTTCCCCGGAAACAGGAAAATTTCCTGTATGTCTCCGGAATCGGCGACGAAGCGGCCTGGATCGAACTGAAGGGAAAAGCCAAGCCTGAAATTGCCTGGAAGGGTAGGACCCGCGAAGCACTGTTCTGCTGCAACAGCACACCGTTCATTGTGGGAGACACAATCTACGGCAGTGACATTCAGTCGGGCGACTTTGTCGCAGTCAGCCTTAAAGATGGCAAACGCCTGTGGGCCTCCAAGGAAGTGACTCAGGCAGGTCGTCGGGACCGTCATGCGACGGCCTTCATCGTCAAACACGACGATCATTTCTTCCTGTTTACTGAAAAGGGAGACCTCGTACTCGCTGACCTGTCGCCCAGCGGATACAAGGAAATCAGCCGCTTCCACGTTCTGGAGCCGACGAACGAGGCCTTCGGTCGTCCCGTCGTCTGGAGCCATCCCGCGTTTGCAAATCAGTCGCTGTTCGCCCGCAACGATAAGGAACTGGTACGCGTGAGTCTGAAGAAGTAA
- a CDS encoding DUF1559 domain-containing protein — protein MLMTNKQKYQKGFTLIELLVVIAIIAILIALLLPAVQSAREAARRSTCKNNLKQIGLALHNYHETHGVFPPGSIVTLTNGGSGNTVRWRDWMEAGSMSPVSYHGTSWMLQILPFVDQANVYNQWNFNTNVMGNRAVAETDIPIFYCPTRRSKVRKVDQKLQLDETPGSTTITNPFQKGGNDYGGCKGAGNGFGDGFSGTGHESLGVGASSEWMGTFSGGHLGIFYPNSDTQIRDVKDGTTNTLMTGEMQRLRGNDASLSLDGWAAGGVANIFNTDTAGSSSENGSGNNRGINGGQYEAPGSDHVGGAHFGMADGSVRFISENIDNTTFNRIGTADGNKVAGEF, from the coding sequence ATGTTGATGACAAACAAGCAGAAATACCAAAAGGGCTTTACTCTGATTGAACTACTGGTGGTGATCGCGATTATTGCAATCTTGATTGCCCTGTTACTGCCGGCGGTGCAGTCAGCGCGGGAAGCGGCGCGACGCAGTACCTGTAAAAACAATCTGAAACAGATTGGACTGGCGCTGCACAATTATCATGAGACACATGGCGTCTTTCCTCCAGGATCCATTGTCACTCTGACCAATGGGGGAAGTGGTAACACGGTCCGCTGGCGGGACTGGATGGAGGCCGGAAGCATGTCTCCCGTGAGCTATCACGGTACGAGCTGGATGTTGCAGATCCTGCCCTTTGTCGATCAGGCCAATGTCTACAACCAGTGGAACTTCAACACCAACGTGATGGGGAACCGTGCGGTTGCAGAAACCGATATCCCGATCTTTTACTGCCCGACCCGCCGCAGCAAGGTTCGCAAAGTTGATCAGAAACTGCAGTTGGATGAAACACCCGGTTCCACCACGATCACCAACCCCTTCCAGAAAGGGGGGAACGACTACGGCGGGTGTAAAGGTGCTGGAAACGGCTTTGGTGACGGTTTCAGTGGGACCGGTCATGAATCGCTGGGGGTTGGTGCGAGCAGTGAATGGATGGGTACATTCTCGGGCGGACACCTGGGCATTTTCTATCCCAACAGCGATACCCAGATACGCGACGTGAAGGACGGGACTACCAATACCCTGATGACAGGTGAAATGCAGCGTCTGCGCGGAAACGACGCTTCGCTGAGTCTGGACGGCTGGGCCGCGGGGGGAGTTGCGAATATCTTCAACACCGATACGGCAGGCAGCAGTTCAGAGAACGGCAGCGGAAATAACCGTGGTATTAATGGCGGCCAGTACGAGGCGCCTGGCAGCGACCATGTAGGGGGCGCTCATTTCGGCATGGCCGATGGCTCCGTCCGCTTTATCAGCGAGAACATTGATAATACGACCTTTAACCGGATTGGCACCGCCGACGGGAATAAAGTTGCAGGTGAGTTCTAA